The Podospora pseudopauciseta strain CBS 411.78 chromosome 2 map unlocalized CBS411.78m_2, whole genome shotgun sequence genome has a window encoding:
- the ILV3 gene encoding dihydroxy-acid dehydratase ilv3 (COG:E; EggNog:ENOG503NUBR), whose product MLPSLLRAGAPRALATGRALPMRNQARLLSTTARRYADEKLNRVSATITQPKSQGASQAMLYATGLSEADMNKPQVGISSVWYDGNPCNMHLLDLSGLVRDSIKKAGLVPMRFNTIGVSDGISMGTTGMRYSLQSREIIADSIETVMNGQWYDANVSLPGCDKNMPGVLIAMGRVNRPSIMVYGGTIKPGCSAGGEPIDIVSAFQAYGQYLSGEIDEKQRFDIIRNACPGGGACGGMYTANTMASAIETLGMTLPGSSSNPAEDPSKKAECESVGEAVKTLLREDIRPRDIMTRQAFENAMTVVTVLGGSTNAVLHLIAIADSVGIKLTIDDFQAVSDRIPFLADLKPSGKYVMEDLCKIGGTPSLLKFLLREGIIDGSGVTVTGKTMKENVEAYPDFPPEQKIIRPMSDPIKPTGHIQILRGSLAPGGCVGKITGKEGLRFEGTAKVYDYEDGFIEALERGEIKKGEKTVVVIRYEGPKGGPGMPEMLKPSSAIMGAGLGKDVALITDGRFSGGSHGFLIGHIVPEAMEGGPIALVQDGDKIVIDAEQRVLNLEIPAEELERRKSQWRAPESKAKRGTLRKYAQLVKDASHGCVTDA is encoded by the exons ATGCTCCCCTCACTTCTGAGAGCTGGTGCTCCCAGAGCTCTGGCCACTGGCCGGGCCCTGCCCATGAGGAACCAGGC CCGCCTTCTTTCTACCACTGCCCGCCGCTATGCCGATGAGAAGCTCAACAGGGTCTcggccaccatcacccagccCAAGTCCCAGGGTGCTTCTCAGGCCATGCTTTACGCTACTGGTCTGTCTGAGGCCGACATGAACAAGCCTCAGGTCGGTATTTCGTCCGTCTGGTACGATGGCAACCCTTGCAACATGCACTTGCTCGACCTCTCCGGTCTCGTCAGAGACAGCATCAAGAAGGCTGGCCTCGTGCCCATGCGCTTCAACACTATTGGTGTCTCCGACGGTATCAGCATGGGTACCACTGGTATGCGTTACAGCTTGCAGAGCAGAGAAATTATTGCCGACAGTATCGAGACCGTCATGAATGGCCAGTGGTACGACGCCAACGTTTCCCTGCCCGGTTGCGACAAGAACATGCCCGGTGTGTTGATCGCTATGGGCAGAGTCAACCGCCCTAGTATCATGGTGTATGGTGGTACCATCAAGCCCGGCTGCAGTGCTGGTGGCGAGCCCATCGACATTGTCAGCGCTTTCCAGGCCTACGGCCAGTACCTTTCCGGCGAGATCGACGAGAAGCAGCGCTTCGACATCATCCGCAACGCTTGccccggtggtggtgcttgcgGTGGCATGTACACTGCCAACACCATGGCCAGCGCCATCGAGACTCTCGGTATGACTCTCCCCGGCTCTTCCAGCAACCCCGCCGAGGACCCCAGCAAGAAGGCCGAGTGCGAGAGCGTCGGTGAGGCTGTCAAGACCCTCCTCAGAGAGGACATCCGCCCCCGCGATATCATGACCCGCCAAGCCTTTGAGAACGCCATGACCGTCGTTACCGTTCTTGGTGGCAGCACCAACGCCGTCCTCCAtctcatcgccatcgccgacTCCGTTGGCATCAAGCTCACCATCGACGACTTCCAGGCCGTTTCCGACAGAatccccttcctcgctgACCTCAAGCCCTCCGGCAAGTACGTCATGGAGGATCTCTGTAAGATTGGTGgtaccccctccctcctcaagttCCTTCTTAGGGAAGGTATCATTGATGGCTCTGGCGTCACCGTCACTGGCAAGACCATGAAGGAGAACGTCGAGGCCTACCCCGACTTCCCCCCCGAGCAGAAGATCATCCGCCCCATGAGCGACCCCATCAAGCCTACCGGTCACATCCAGATTCTCCGCGGCTCCCTCGCCCCCGGCGGCTGCGTCGGCAAGATCACTGGCAAGGAGGGTCTCCGTTTCGAGGGTACTGCCAAGGTCTACGACTACGAGGATGGCTTCATTGAGGCTCTCGAACGCGGTGAGATCAAGAAGGGCGAGAAGACCGTTGTTGTCATCCGCTACGAGGGTCCCAAGGGTGGTCCTGGTATGCCTGAGATGCTTAAGCCAAGCTCTGCCATCATGGGCGCTGGCCTTGGCAAGGATGTTGCCCTCATCACTGATGGGCGCTTCTCCGGTGGTTCTCACGGCTTCTTGATCGGTCACATCGTGCCCGAGGCCATGGAGGGTGGCCCCATTGCCCTTGTCCAGGACGGTGACAAGATTGTCATTGACGCCGAGCAGCGTGTGCTCAACCTCGAGATCCCTGCTGAGGAGCTCGAGAGAAGAAAGAGCCAGTGGAGAGCCCCCGAGTCCAAGGCCAAGAGGGGTACTCTTAGGAAGTACGCCCAGCTGGTCAAGGATGCCAGCCACGGCTGTGTGACTGATGCTTGA
- a CDS encoding uncharacterized protein (COG:O; MEROPS:MER0006046; EggNog:ENOG503P040), giving the protein MNTQRTAFHLLRRLGASHCRRTSKFSTFPGGIPPTSGGIPMPYITEVTAGGWRTSDIFSKLLQERIVCLNGAIDDTVSASIVAQLLWLESDNPDKPITMYINSPGGEVSSGLAIYDTMTYIKSPVSTVCVGGAASMAAILLIGGEPGKRYALPHSSIMVHQPLGGTRGQASDILIYANQIQRLRDQINKIVQSHINKSFGFEKYDMQAINDMMERDKYLTAEEAKDFGIIDEILHRRVKNDGTMLSADAKEGKH; this is encoded by the exons ATGAATACTCAAAGAACAGCTTTTCACCTGCTCAGGCGGTTAGGCGCCTCGCATTGTCGCCGCACCTCCAAGTTCAGCACATTCCCAGGCGGCATCCCTCCCACGAGTGGCGGCATCCCTATGCCATACATCACAGAAGTAACA GCTGGAGGCTGGCGAACAT CCGATATCTTCTCCAAACTGCTGCAGGAACGGATTGTCTGCCTCAACGGAGCCATTGATGACACAGTTTCAGCTTCGATAGTTGCGCAGCTTCTCTGGCTCGAATCGGACAACCCCGACAAGCCAATTACGATGTACATCAACTCACCTGGCGGCGAAGTGAGCTCTGGGTTGGCTATTTACGACACCATGACCTACATCAAGTCCCCGGTATCGACTGTGTGCGTTGGTGGCGCCGCATCTATGGCGGCTATTCTTCTGATTGGAGGCGAGCCAGGGAAAAGATATGCGCTCCCACACAGCTCCATTATGGTCCACCAACCGCTGGGAGGGACACGAGGACAGGCGTCAGACATCCTCATCTATGCGAACCAAATACAAAGGCTGCGAGACCAGATCAACAAGATTGTACAGAGCCACATCAACAAGTCCTTTGGCTTCGAAAAGTACGACATGCAGGCAATCAATGACATGATGGAGAGAGACAAGTACTTGACGGCAGAGGAAGCCAAGGACTTTGGTATCATTGACGAGATCCTACACCGGAGAGTCAAGAACGACGGAACGATGCTGTCCGCAGATGCGAAGGAAGGGAAGCATTAA
- a CDS encoding uncharacterized protein (EggNog:ENOG503P51C) gives MLQRFGRGLSRPVALESYTSSCGSLRTYRQLHNTTRREAEDSRDNDEKSAYERSVESLNIDPENKTVTTVVGNLPLSPIMDPEFHEARNNFTKPKPKHAARPKDKFRRQLERNPYARMLAERVRTCDITGTPLPKPLLQRFKLGQDPTTETTWWMPQDLESKVPKEGGDVPAATELPGPSAYTLNSRLFLQELVTPKGMYSSSSSRLLRATESGTGRYTSALNNAQWRKDMDTYLLETMRKRVFEGLIHAAHLAEKGGSDGRPRKYVTKLNSWNEVSELKQRQCVLFFGPPEGLPPGPAMASVPSAISTMAIKGSKFGEKIAVHDMRVVLGREHLAKLRQESTLLQDGSLYMLRGQASMRLNMLIWKLQEYIAGSEDSVGEVDDGETVPQRSEDSAAELVQPQEEDWESLLDDDLDRAEDLRD, from the exons ATGTTGCAAAGATTCGGCAGAGGTCTCTCCAGGCCAGTAGCACTGGAATCCTATACCTCATCATGTGGATCTTTACGAACCTACCGACAACTCCACAACACTACTCGAAGAGAGGCAGAAGATTCAAGAGACAACGATGAGAAGTCAGCATATGAGCGCTCAGTTGAATCCTTGAACATCGATCCAGAAAATAAAACAGTCACAACCGTCGTCGGAAACTTACCCCTCTCCCCAATTATGGATCCAGAGTTTCACGAAGCCCGAAATAATTTCACCAAACCAAAGCCAAAGCATGCTGCCCGCCCAAAAGACAAGTTCCGCAGGCAACTGGAGAGAAATCCCTATG CCCGAATGCTCGCTGAGCGCGTCAGAACCTGTGATATCACCGGAACACCCCTTCCAAAACCCCTCTTGCAACGCTTCAAGCTCGGCCAGGATCCAACCACAGAAACAACATGGTGGATGCCACAAGATCTTGAGAGTAAAGTTCcgaaagaaggaggggatgtCCCGGCCGCTACCGAACTTCCGGGCCCTTCTGCGTATACTCTCAACAGCCGTTTGTTTCTACAAGAACTCGTCACGCCCAAAGGCATGTATTCCTCGAGTTCCAGCAGACTACTACGTGCAACTGAGAGCGGGACGGGGCGATACACATCCGCCTTGAATAATGCTCAGTGGCGTAAAGACATGGATACCTATCTGCTGGAAACAATGCGCAAACGTGTTTTTGAAGGTCTTATACATGCCGCTCATCTGGCTGAGAAGGGTGGATCAGATGGCAGACCACGCAAATATGTTACCAAGCTCAACAGCTGGAACGAAGTGAGCGAGTTGAAGCAGCGGCAATGTGTCTTGTTTTTCGGGCCTCCAGAAGGCCTTCCCCCTGGCCCTGCGATGGCCTCCGTTCCGTCAGCAATTTCGACCATGGCTATCAAAGGCTCAAAGTTCGGCGAGAAGATCGCAGTGCATGACATGCGGGTGGTGCTAGGCAGAGAACACTTGGCCAAGTTAAGGCAAGAATCTACATTACTTCAGGACGGATCATTGTATATGTTGAGGGGACAGGCGAGCATGAGACTGAACATGTTGATATGGAAGCTGCAAGAGTACATTGCTGGCTCGGAAGATTCAGTGGGCGAGGTGGACGATGGGGAGACAGTACCACAACGATCCGAAGATTCCGCGGCCGAACTTGTTCAACCCCAAGAAGAGGACTGGGAGTCGTTACTGGATGACGATCTGGACAGGGCTGAAGATCTCAGAGACTGA
- the REG1_1 gene encoding protein phosphatase regulator (COG:S; EggNog:ENOG503NXI0) → MNSRLGNMLKMPPIWNWEQLTDTIWIAWSWFWSGAAALCSDVLYSKGPRKHTSWLCRLDIWVKITMSVIGLALTCTGIWAAVSSVIEAKTANELAQWTSTKDFVEFCESHNFDASSCMSARNKTLPPPPGFSLLRWRSLSVSLWGSNSTPEESQHYSLHIISILCFVIGAIFLVIVIGTALRRISFGPSHHSSNLPLAHSSDELTENNDRIVQEVGPRHRKSTGRRRREARQDRISRYRTIESNHTVDDDTSSDELYTHGEDTRRSRLRLRRRVKRVVTDENV, encoded by the exons ATGAACTCTCGACTCGGTAACATGCTCAAAATGCCTCCAATATGGAATTGGGAACAGCTTACAGACACAATATGGATTGCTTGGTCATGGTTTTGGAGTGGTGCTGCCGCGCTTTGTTCGGACGTTCTCTATTCCAAAGGGCCTCGGAAACACACCTCCTGGCTATGCCGGCTCGATATTTGGGTGAAGATCACGATGAGTGTCATTGGACTAGCTCTGACCTGTACGGGTATCTGGGCAGCCGTCTCCTCGGTGATAGAGGCCAAAACAGCAAACGAGTTGGCGCAGTGGACTTCGACCAAAGACTTTGTCGAGTTTTGCGAGTCT CATAACTTCGATGCTTCGAGCTGTATGAGTGCTCGAAACAAaacacttcctcctccacccggCTTCTCGCTGCTTAGATGGCGGTCTTTGTCAGTTAGTCTATGGGGCTCCAACTCGACGCCAGAAGAAAGTCAACACTACAGCCTTCACATTATCTCGATTCTTTGTTTCGTCATCGGTGCGATTTTTCTGGTCATCGTCATCGGAACCGCTCTCAGAAGAATCAGCTTTGGGCCAAGCCACCACTCTTCTAATCTTCCTCTTGCTCACTCATCCGATGAGCTCACTGAAAACAACGATCGGATTGTGCAAGAAGTCGGACCCCGTCACCGGAAATCAACTGGCAGACGTAGACGTGAAGCACGACAAGACCGAATCTCCCGATACCGAACAATCGAAAGCAATCACACGGTAGATGACGACACAAGCAGTGATGAACTATACACGCATGGAGAGGACACGAGGCGGTCGAGGTTACGGTTGCGaaggagggtgaagagggtggtAACTGATGAGAATGTTTAG